Part of the uncultured Cohaesibacter sp. genome is shown below.
GCTCAGGGCGTCTATTGCGGCAACTCCGGAATCATGTCCTTCGGCCATCTTTCCTTCATGGCCATCGGCGCCTATGCCGCCTCGCTGCTGACCGTTCCGGCGATGATGAAAGCCGCCACCCTGCCCAAGCTGCCCCACTGGCTGGCCTCCACCGAGACAGGGCTTCTGCCCGCCATTCTGGTCGCACTGGTCGTTGTGGCGCTGGTGGCCGTCGTCACCGGCATCGTCGTGGGCAAGCTGCAGGGTGAAGCGGCAACCATCGCCACTCTCGGGCTGCTGATCATCGTCCATGGGGTGCTGATCGGCTGGCGTGACGTGACCCGCGGGTCGGGCTCCTTCTTTGGCGTGCCGCGCGAAACCACCCTGTGGGTGGCCATGGTCGGTTGCGTCATTGCGCTCATCGTCGCCCGGCTCTATCGGGATTCCGTCTCCGGGCTCAAGCTGCGCGCCAGCCGAGAAAACGCCATCGCGGCAGCCGCCGTCGGTGTCAACATCAAGCGCGAGCGCCTTGTCTCATGGGTCATCAGCGCCATACTGATGGGACTGTCCGGCGCGCTGATGGCCCATTTTCTTGGCGCTTTCAGCCCGAAGAATTTCTACTTCGTCGACACCTTCCAGCTGCTGGCCATGCTCATTGTCGGCGGCATGACCACCGTCACCGGCGCCATTTCCGGCGCCGTGGTCATCACTATCGTCACCGAAATTCTCAGACATCTGGAAAGCGGCTTTTCCCTCGGCTTTGTCGAGGTACCGCAAGTGTTCGGCACCACCCAGATCGGCATCGCCCTGCTCATCCTGTTTGCCATGTTCCGCAAGGCCGATGGCCTGACCGGCCTCAAGGAATGGGAAGAGCGCTTCATCAAACCGCACCGCAAGACCGCAGCGACCACGTCGCTTCAGGCCGCCGAGCCGGACGGCATCCTTTCGGCCAAGGGCATGACCATGCGCTTTGGTGGCCTCGTCGCCGTCAACAATGTCGATTTCAAGCTGATGCCGGGCGAGATTGTCGGCCTGATCGGGCCGAATGGCTCGGGCAAGACCACCCTGCTCAACATGCTCTCGGGCGTGCTGAAACCGAGCGAGGGCAGCTTCCGCATTGCCGACACCCTGCTCGATGGCGTGCCCTCGCACAAGGTCGCCGAACACGGCATCGCCCGCACCTTCCAGAACATCCGCCTGTTCAACCACCTCACAGTGTTCCAGAACGTGCTCGTGGCTGCCCTTTCCACCCGCGACGGCAAGGACGCCGAAGGTCGCGCCCAGACCGCCCTTGAGCGCATGGGCATGGGCAAATTTGCCGAAATGGACGCCGGAACCCTGTCCTATGGCGACCAGCGCCGCGTCGAGATCGCCCGCGCCCTTGCCTGCCAGCCAAGCCTGTTGTTCCTTGACGAACCGGCGGCTGGCATGAACCGGGAAGAAACCGACGCCCTGATGGAAATGCTGCGCGGCCTGACCAGAGATCTGGGCATCGGCATCCTGCTGGTCGACCACGACCTCAAGCTCATCAATCAGCTGTGCGACCGCATTGCGGTGCTCAACGAAGGCACCCTCATCGCACAGGGAACCCCCGCAGAAATCCGCAAGAACCCCGCTGTCGTTGAAGCCTATCTCGGCGCCAGCTCGGATCACGACGACGCCCAGCGAACCGACTAGGGCGTTTCAAGACCTCAAAAAAAGCAAACGAACAAACAATCATCACCCCACCAACACCAGAGGACAATCATGAAAAAGGCCCTTCTCTTCTCAAGCCTCATTGCCCTTTCCGCTCTCAGCCAGCCAGTGCTGGCAGAAGAGCTGAAAATCGGCCTCGCAACTGCCCAGACCGGTGGTCTGGCTCCCTATGACGCCCCGGTCATCGAAGGCGTTCATATTGCGGTTGACGAAATCAACGCCGCAGGCGGCATTGATGGCAAATTCAAGATCGAACTCATCGACAAGGACGTCCGTTCGGATGCCGCCCAGACCTCCATTGCAACCCAGGAACTGGTAGACCAGAAGGTTTCCGTGCTGGTGCTGCCATGTGACGCCGACCCGGCGTTGGCCGCCATTTCCATCGTCGCGTCCGCAGAAATTCCGGCAATCTCCACCTGCGCCTCCTCCCCGACCCTGCCGCTGGTCGGCGGTGACTACATGTTTGCCAACTTCCCCGGAGACAACGTTCAGGCGACTGTGTCCGCTGAATGGGCCTTCAAGGAAGGCTTCAAGTCGGCCTACATCATCTACAGCCCGGATGCGCAATACACCACCCTGCCGCTCTACTTCAAGGAAGTGTTCGACAAGCTGGGCGGCAAGA
Proteins encoded:
- a CDS encoding branched-chain amino acid ABC transporter ATP-binding protein/permease; the encoded protein is MLVTSGRQLFYSVFAILALALVASAIAWYMGPASQRILVVFFVSLIAVVAQGVYCGNSGIMSFGHLSFMAIGAYAASLLTVPAMMKAATLPKLPHWLASTETGLLPAILVALVVVALVAVVTGIVVGKLQGEAATIATLGLLIIVHGVLIGWRDVTRGSGSFFGVPRETTLWVAMVGCVIALIVARLYRDSVSGLKLRASRENAIAAAAVGVNIKRERLVSWVISAILMGLSGALMAHFLGAFSPKNFYFVDTFQLLAMLIVGGMTTVTGAISGAVVITIVTEILRHLESGFSLGFVEVPQVFGTTQIGIALLILFAMFRKADGLTGLKEWEERFIKPHRKTAATTSLQAAEPDGILSAKGMTMRFGGLVAVNNVDFKLMPGEIVGLIGPNGSGKTTLLNMLSGVLKPSEGSFRIADTLLDGVPSHKVAEHGIARTFQNIRLFNHLTVFQNVLVAALSTRDGKDAEGRAQTALERMGMGKFAEMDAGTLSYGDQRRVEIARALACQPSLLFLDEPAAGMNREETDALMEMLRGLTRDLGIGILLVDHDLKLINQLCDRIAVLNEGTLIAQGTPAEIRKNPAVVEAYLGASSDHDDAQRTD